From a region of the Methanobrevibacter sp. TMH8 genome:
- the pyrE gene encoding orotate phosphoribosyltransferase — MTSKDYLIDILKENQVFKTGKFTLSSGKESDYYIDMKKAITEPNILKTIAELINQSIDENNIDKIAGPALGAVPIATAVSLQSNIPLLMIRKEKKGYGTSKLIEGELNKGDSVVVVEDVTTTGGSLIKAIKAIQENGGIVKKAFVVVDREEGAVNEFKKENIIFEPLISVNEFF; from the coding sequence ATGACTTCAAAAGATTATTTAATTGATATTTTAAAAGAAAATCAAGTTTTTAAAACTGGTAAGTTTACTCTTTCTTCTGGGAAAGAAAGTGATTATTATATAGATATGAAAAAAGCAATTACTGAACCAAATATTTTAAAGACAATTGCTGAACTCATTAATCAATCTATTGATGAGAATAATATTGATAAAATTGCAGGGCCTGCTTTAGGAGCGGTTCCAATTGCCACAGCCGTATCTCTTCAATCAAATATTCCTCTTTTAATGATTAGAAAAGAAAAAAAAGGATATGGGACTTCTAAATTAATTGAAGGAGAATTAAATAAAGGAGATAGTGTGGTTGTGGTTGAAGACGTTACAACTACTGGTGGTTCTTTAATTAAAGCTATAAAAGCTATTCAAGAAAATGGAGGAATCGTAAAAAAAGCTTTTGTAGTTGTTGATAGAGAAGAAGGGGCTGTGAATGAGTTTAAAAAAGAGAATATTATATTTGAACCATTAATTTCAGTTAATGAATTCTTTTAA
- a CDS encoding metal-sensing transcriptional repressor, which produces MKKCMDSENLHIRLKKIIGQLNGIDRMIDEDIPCEDIIMQINASKSALHKVGQIVLEGHLNHCVKEGIETGDSEQTIKDFTKAIEYFSRL; this is translated from the coding sequence ATGAAAAAGTGTATGGATTCTGAAAACCTTCATATAAGATTGAAAAAAATTATAGGTCAGCTAAATGGTATTGATCGCATGATTGATGAAGATATTCCATGTGAAGATATTATTATGCAAATTAATGCATCTAAATCTGCTTTACATAAAGTTGGTCAAATTGTTCTTGAAGGACATCTTAATCACTGTGTTAAAGAAGGAATTGAAACTGGAGATTCTGAACAAACAATAAAAGACTTTACAAAGGCTATTGAGTATTTTTCACGTCTTTAG
- a CDS encoding methanogenesis marker 15 protein, giving the protein MVKIALISCGTEYSGIQKEIEKAATTFGSEIVIPEIDLEYIDEAYEKFGFSAESSSLKLMIARAMSIVEGKSKADAVFIATCFRCAEGALVRNEVRRFIQENTRIPVVTYSFTERTKADELFIRMEALTTSVARRSILAREKQEGLTLGVDSGSTTTKVVLMENNSVIGTGWTATKDIMESVYRAADEAFEGTGYSLDDVEGIGTTGYGRLTIGKNMKAELIQEELSVNAKGAVYLAGHQKGDATVLDIGGMDNKVITVNDGIPDNFTMGGICAGASGRFLEMTSRRLDVDITELGPLAMKGDYKKAMLNSYCIVFGIQDLVTTLAAGGSKEDVAAAACHSVAEQVYEQQLQEIDIREPLIQVGGTSLISGLVKAVSETLGGIDVIVPEYSQHIGAVGAALLVSGMGKRQENK; this is encoded by the coding sequence ATGGTTAAAATAGCTTTAATATCCTGTGGTACTGAATATAGTGGTATTCAAAAAGAAATAGAAAAAGCAGCCACTACTTTTGGTTCAGAAATAGTTATTCCTGAAATTGATCTTGAATATATTGATGAAGCTTATGAGAAATTTGGATTTTCTGCTGAGAGTTCAAGTTTAAAGCTAATGATAGCGAGGGCTATGTCTATTGTTGAAGGTAAAAGTAAAGCTGATGCTGTTTTTATAGCTACTTGTTTTAGATGTGCAGAAGGTGCTTTAGTTAGAAATGAAGTTAGACGTTTCATTCAAGAAAATACTCGAATTCCTGTTGTAACATACTCTTTCACTGAACGAACAAAAGCTGATGAACTTTTCATTCGTATGGAGGCATTAACTACTTCTGTAGCTAGAAGAAGTATTCTTGCTCGTGAAAAACAAGAAGGATTAACTCTTGGTGTTGATTCAGGTTCAACAACTACAAAAGTTGTTCTCATGGAAAATAATTCAGTTATTGGAACTGGTTGGACAGCTACTAAAGATATTATGGAATCTGTATATAGGGCTGCTGATGAAGCTTTTGAAGGTACTGGCTATAGTTTAGATGATGTTGAAGGTATTGGTACTACGGGATATGGTCGTCTTACTATTGGAAAGAATATGAAAGCAGAACTTATTCAAGAAGAACTATCTGTAAATGCTAAAGGGGCAGTTTATCTTGCAGGTCATCAAAAAGGTGATGCTACTGTTCTTGATATTGGTGGAATGGATAATAAAGTTATTACAGTTAATGATGGCATTCCTGACAATTTTACCATGGGTGGAATCTGTGCAGGTGCTTCTGGAAGATTTTTAGAAATGACTTCACGTAGATTAGACGTTGATATTACAGAACTTGGGCCTTTAGCTATGAAAGGAGATTATAAAAAAGCTATGTTGAACAGTTACTGTATTGTATTTGGTATTCAAGATTTAGTTACTACTCTTGCAGCTGGTGGATCAAAAGAAGATGTAGCTGCAGCTGCATGTCATTCTGTAGCTGAACAGGTTTATGAACAACAATTACAAGAGATTGATATTCGCGAACCTTTAATACAAGTAGGAGGAACCTCTCTTATTTCAGGACTTGTAAAAGCAGTTAGTGAAACTCTTGGAGGAATTGATGTCATAGTTCCTGAATATTCCCAACATATTGGAGCTGTTGGTGCAGCGTTACTAGTTTCTGGAATGGGCAAAAGGCAGGAAAACAAATAA
- a CDS encoding ribonuclease VapC translates to MKSEVYYVLDASAFIGGFELQNSLNFTISEISEEVKDLKSKMIFDQAIEDNILKIRNPSKSGMEKLDKIISNSGDNLRLSIPDKRLLALAIDFSNKNKNVKVVTDDYSIQNVLKILNIPYRSVLTEGIKGIYNWKKICQGCRREYPDNYEEEICEICGSNIFKKRIKLN, encoded by the coding sequence ATGAAAAGTGAAGTATATTATGTATTAGATGCTTCTGCATTTATAGGAGGCTTTGAACTTCAAAATTCTTTAAATTTCACAATATCTGAAATAAGTGAGGAAGTAAAAGATTTAAAGTCAAAAATGATTTTTGATCAAGCAATTGAAGATAATATTTTGAAAATCAGGAATCCAAGCAAATCGGGGATGGAAAAATTAGATAAAATAATTTCAAATTCAGGAGATAATTTAAGACTTTCTATTCCAGATAAAAGATTATTAGCTTTAGCAATTGATTTTTCAAATAAAAATAAAAATGTAAAAGTTGTCACTGATGATTATTCAATTCAGAATGTTCTTAAAATATTAAATATTCCTTATAGAAGTGTTTTAACTGAAGGTATTAAAGGAATTTATAACTGGAAGAAAATTTGCCAAGGTTGTAGGAGAGAATATCCTGATAACTATGAAGAAGAAATTTGTGAGATTTGTGGATCTAATATATTTAAAAAAAGAATAAAATTAAATTAA
- a CDS encoding PRC-barrel domain-containing protein yields the protein MKIVEDIIGKEVVNTDAKLIGKVADIEFDEDTKELISLILKKGGISETLNISKSEDVIPYDMISKIGDKILLKDSFDLFDF from the coding sequence ATGAAAATTGTAGAGGATATTATTGGTAAGGAAGTAGTAAATACTGATGCTAAATTGATTGGCAAAGTAGCAGATATTGAATTTGATGAAGATACAAAAGAACTAATATCTTTAATTTTGAAGAAAGGTGGGATTTCAGAAACATTAAATATATCAAAAAGTGAAGATGTAATCCCTTATGATATGATTAGTAAGATTGGAGATAAAATTCTCTTGAAAGATTCATTTGATTTATTTGATTTTTGA
- a CDS encoding methanogenesis marker 6 protein, protein MVENVCINPDLGREDRDPEVVTRMIILGPKANVSESEVVNQMHLLGLPLTIKQTCYGAMVSGKEEDVIKAIKEVRKLDPYNIFTKDRGFPPGDPRRCRGHRKGPREGFHQMEKEFQLLGYVSDALKNPKEVSLEKKSCIPVDEFEDVMNQCLDEEKSKVKDKDKKSNV, encoded by the coding sequence ATGGTTGAAAATGTATGTATCAATCCAGATCTTGGTAGAGAAGACAGAGATCCTGAAGTTGTTACAAGAATGATTATTTTGGGTCCAAAAGCTAATGTCAGTGAAAGTGAAGTTGTTAATCAGATGCATCTTTTAGGATTGCCTTTAACTATCAAACAAACTTGCTATGGTGCTATGGTTAGTGGAAAAGAAGAAGATGTTATAAAAGCTATTAAAGAGGTAAGAAAGTTAGATCCATATAATATTTTTACAAAAGACAGAGGATTTCCACCAGGTGACCCTCGAAGATGTAGAGGGCATAGAAAAGGACCTCGTGAAGGTTTTCATCAAATGGAAAAAGAATTTCAACTTCTTGGCTATGTTTCAGATGCTTTGAAAAATCCAAAAGAAGTTTCTCTTGAAAAAAAGAGTTGTATTCCAGTAGATGAGTTTGAAGATGTCATGAATCAGTGCTTAGATGAGGAAAAATCCAAAGTAAAAGATAAGGATAAAAAATCTAATGTATAA
- a CDS encoding methanogenesis marker 3 protein, which yields MKVKINGNDVELKEGSTIKEAIDFSNAPYDDGSIICLIKGKKEFEKNINKYKIKTPKGSIIIEMVENEEAKPLIDLWKKQYKDFEGRSIRWTSSNEVAIGPTTTDLEPTMDENRYKDGDVILSLSGFSNESTHIIFAKEDHSAVYGVPDFNKGIFAKIVGGKRTVRLLDSDDDVISVEGIIERSSVTDSASVSNLNTVLKEGNQLFTYVMLKIDENSPQSAEHLFSLIEKGNVSVDYEANSFVGFYSLQGLGKSVENTTMRKRGTVTVRNTGKGIGKVYIYREDRVKSHHHTTVAYVEKGMELLDIASSKDKITIKSNPERIMTLAMTQKETEDYLKSIGISHEKIGVIDDDGLVVEQNPEFSIDIIKEGKVTTKGINKEDLAIIEIYDNENEAPRSSWYFKKISGLVEKPIGALKVHFAFPGMKMSIFEGDSKEAKGLIPENIPGACVEAGKIGVTNMAKKNVGLIGVRFESNDEFGPTAEPFNATNIVGKIITDLNHIEELKEGELLYIKRSKE from the coding sequence ATGAAAGTAAAAATTAATGGAAATGATGTAGAGCTTAAGGAAGGGTCTACAATAAAAGAAGCAATTGATTTTTCAAATGCTCCTTATGATGATGGCAGTATTATTTGTCTTATTAAAGGTAAAAAAGAATTTGAGAAAAACATCAATAAATATAAGATAAAAACTCCAAAAGGAAGTATAATAATTGAAATGGTTGAAAATGAAGAAGCGAAACCATTAATTGACCTTTGGAAAAAACAATACAAAGATTTTGAGGGGCGTTCTATAAGATGGACGTCATCAAATGAAGTAGCGATTGGTCCTACTACAACTGATTTAGAACCAACAATGGATGAAAATAGATATAAAGATGGGGATGTAATATTAAGCTTATCTGGGTTTAGTAATGAATCTACTCATATAATTTTTGCTAAAGAAGATCATTCTGCAGTTTATGGTGTTCCAGATTTTAATAAAGGTATTTTTGCAAAAATTGTAGGTGGAAAAAGAACTGTACGTCTTTTAGATTCTGATGATGATGTTATTTCTGTAGAAGGAATTATTGAAAGGAGTAGTGTCACTGATAGTGCCTCTGTTTCTAATTTAAATACAGTTTTAAAAGAAGGGAATCAATTATTTACATATGTCATGCTCAAAATAGATGAAAATTCTCCTCAATCTGCTGAACACTTATTTTCTTTAATTGAAAAAGGAAATGTTTCTGTTGATTATGAAGCAAATTCTTTTGTTGGTTTTTATTCACTTCAAGGTTTGGGAAAGAGTGTTGAAAACACAACTATGAGAAAAAGAGGAACTGTAACTGTAAGAAATACTGGAAAAGGTATTGGTAAAGTTTATATCTATAGGGAAGATAGAGTAAAATCTCATCATCATACAACTGTTGCTTATGTTGAAAAAGGGATGGAATTATTAGATATAGCTAGTTCTAAAGATAAAATTACTATAAAAAGTAATCCTGAAAGGATAATGACTTTGGCTATGACTCAAAAAGAAACTGAAGATTATTTGAAATCTATTGGCATATCTCATGAAAAAATTGGTGTTATAGATGATGATGGATTGGTAGTTGAACAAAATCCTGAATTTTCTATTGATATTATAAAAGAAGGTAAGGTTACAACAAAAGGTATCAATAAAGAGGATTTAGCTATAATTGAGATTTATGATAATGAAAATGAAGCTCCAAGATCTTCGTGGTACTTTAAAAAGATTTCTGGCTTAGTTGAAAAGCCAATCGGTGCTTTGAAAGTTCATTTTGCATTTCCAGGAATGAAAATGTCCATTTTTGAAGGAGATTCAAAGGAAGCTAAAGGTTTAATTCCTGAAAATATTCCAGGGGCTTGTGTTGAAGCTGGTAAAATTGGTGTTACAAATATGGCTAAGAAAAATGTTGGTTTGATTGGAGTTAGATTTGAGAGTAATGATGAATTTGGTCCAACAGCAGAACCATTTAATGCAACTAACATTGTTGGTAAGATAATTACTGATTTGAATCATATTGAAGAACTAAAAGAAGGAGAATTACTATATATTAAAAGATCTAAGGAATAA
- a CDS encoding radical SAM protein produces the protein MEKHNGSRFAHITKAHPCFNEKMHDKVGRAHVPIAPKCNIYCNFCTRDINQDEDRPGVASCVMNADDAIKHVEEVTKEGPISVVGVAGPGDSLANEATFEFFEKLGKTNSDLIKCMSTNGLLLPDYAEKLANLGVNTVTVTVNAIDPEIGKDIYTFINYKGKIYKGKEAAEILIKNQLEGIEKLANLGVIIKVNSVLIPGLNDEHIVEIAKEVKKRGASLMNVLPLIPLNKMKDYSRPSCAEIEKVRDEVEEILPVFRACTQCRADAYGIPGKKDEDKHLGMTPASHY, from the coding sequence ATGGAAAAACATAACGGAAGTCGTTTTGCTCATATAACTAAGGCTCATCCTTGTTTTAATGAGAAAATGCATGATAAAGTAGGTCGTGCTCACGTTCCTATTGCTCCTAAATGTAATATTTACTGTAATTTCTGTACAAGGGATATTAATCAAGATGAAGATAGGCCAGGAGTAGCTTCTTGTGTTATGAATGCAGATGATGCAATTAAACATGTTGAAGAAGTAACCAAAGAAGGACCAATTTCTGTAGTTGGTGTAGCTGGACCTGGTGATTCATTAGCTAATGAAGCTACTTTTGAATTCTTTGAAAAACTTGGTAAAACTAACTCTGATTTAATCAAATGTATGAGTACAAATGGACTATTACTTCCAGATTATGCAGAAAAATTAGCTAATCTTGGAGTCAATACTGTTACAGTCACTGTTAATGCTATTGATCCTGAAATAGGAAAAGATATTTATACTTTTATTAATTATAAAGGTAAAATCTATAAAGGAAAAGAAGCTGCAGAAATATTAATTAAAAATCAACTTGAAGGAATTGAAAAATTAGCTAACCTTGGGGTTATCATTAAAGTTAATAGTGTTTTAATTCCTGGATTAAATGATGAACATATTGTTGAAATAGCTAAAGAAGTTAAAAAACGTGGAGCTTCACTTATGAATGTTCTTCCACTTATTCCATTAAATAAAATGAAAGATTATTCACGTCCAAGCTGTGCTGAAATCGAAAAAGTACGTGATGAAGTCGAGGAAATATTGCCAGTTTTTAGAGCTTGTACTCAATGTAGGGCTGATGCTTATGGAATTCCTGGTAAAAAAGATGAAGACAAGCATTTAGGAATGACTCCTGCAAGCCATTACTAA
- a CDS encoding MogA/MoaB family molybdenum cofactor biosynthesis protein: MKSETMEEHRKKAPIKVSCGVITLSDSKSKDKKEEKNTDISGNYILNKLKEKYEVNSYKIIPDEKDQLIKSIEDMISEDIDIIFTTGGTGIGSRDITIETIETLFEKELKGFGEIFRSKTYEELGSGAILSRATAGVYKKTLIFSMPGSPNAVKLGISIVIDELAHLKKHLKE; the protein is encoded by the coding sequence ATGAAAAGTGAAACAATGGAAGAACATAGGAAAAAAGCACCAATCAAAGTTTCATGTGGTGTCATTACTCTAAGTGATTCAAAATCAAAGGATAAAAAAGAAGAAAAAAATACAGATATCTCTGGAAATTATATATTAAATAAATTAAAAGAAAAATATGAAGTAAATAGTTACAAAATCATTCCTGATGAAAAAGATCAGTTAATAAAATCTATTGAAGATATGATATCTGAAGATATTGATATAATATTTACAACTGGTGGAACTGGAATAGGTAGTAGAGACATAACAATTGAAACAATAGAAACTTTATTTGAAAAAGAATTAAAGGGTTTTGGAGAAATATTCAGATCAAAAACATATGAAGAACTTGGATCTGGAGCTATACTTTCAAGAGCTACTGCAGGAGTTTATAAGAAAACTCTGATATTTTCAATGCCAGGATCACCAAATGCCGTGAAACTTGGAATTTCAATTGTAATTGATGAATTAGCACATTTGAAAAAACATTTAAAAGAATAA
- a CDS encoding methanogenesis marker 5 protein, translating to MVKVMIFPPNSLILADLIERKGHEVLSLQKAVRKKVKDPDIDSPPMNLTEEDPIKGLKYAAIEVPSGVRGRMSLIGPLIEEAEAAIIVDDAPFGFGCVGCARTNELSTFHLRKRGLPTLELTYPKNKDETTDMVNKINTFLDSLPKSNPSDSDSDSSDSNGSETDSSYSSNSSNSKNEKNKKELNNG from the coding sequence ATGGTAAAAGTAATGATATTTCCACCTAATTCATTGATTTTAGCAGATTTAATTGAAAGAAAAGGGCATGAAGTTCTTTCTCTCCAAAAAGCGGTTAGGAAAAAAGTTAAAGATCCTGATATAGATTCTCCTCCAATGAATCTTACTGAAGAGGATCCTATTAAAGGATTAAAGTATGCAGCTATTGAAGTTCCTTCTGGAGTACGTGGAAGAATGTCTCTAATTGGGCCTTTAATAGAAGAAGCAGAAGCAGCTATAATTGTTGATGATGCTCCTTTTGGTTTTGGTTGTGTTGGTTGTGCTAGAACTAATGAACTTTCTACTTTTCATCTTAGGAAAAGAGGTCTTCCAACCCTTGAATTAACATATCCTAAGAATAAAGATGAAACTACTGATATGGTAAATAAAATCAATACTTTCTTAGATTCACTTCCTAAATCTAATCCTTCTGATTCTGATTCAGACTCTTCTGATTCTAATGGTTCTGAAACTGATAGTTCTTATTCTTCTAATTCTTCTAATTCTAAAAATGAAAAAAATAAAAAGGAGCTAAACAATGGTTAA
- a CDS encoding DUF2117 domain-containing protein, whose product MKIGIVVHGPNIVDSGYALKIINFLKNFGEVHCILGGTMGRTAVIDTSLEDLIDISTKRLPSQSVKLFLEKNVDVIFLLNYGKSSLTGQTFGFKVFKNSFFNNSINNKINRKSVEFIQIERPGEFDGNIIHWIGKDNDLILKLSELLDLNILNPEIIVNKYFKDELKIFNRIISDNTEDNINVNNEIKDGLTNGIADGMSDGITDSNNDNTGKNIEKVRNIYGASPNENIFVNGIVIGKSKSENVSLVSKNDRIVEIIGGDIKIHGVEKLGTVDIEKAIVKTGLLRKSNPNPRILSKTDNINIKAINKIEKDYINVAFIDHAAEDIYNLDNIDLAVTIGDDTTLVASDILFRFNIPIIGITDGDLDKVVENGYVADKSVIIEVKSGFDDIVGKSIFKNLFNSKYYLKLPIIIYKNKDNNENKENFRNNRDIKFKIFEDFKKEVFKIVNNITTEYKIK is encoded by the coding sequence ATGAAAATTGGAATTGTTGTACATGGCCCTAATATTGTTGATTCAGGTTATGCTTTAAAAATTATCAATTTTTTAAAAAACTTTGGAGAAGTCCATTGTATATTAGGTGGAACAATGGGGCGAACTGCTGTTATTGATACATCTTTAGAAGATTTAATTGATATTTCAACTAAACGACTTCCAAGTCAATCAGTTAAATTATTTTTAGAGAAAAATGTAGATGTAATCTTTCTTCTTAACTATGGAAAATCTTCGTTAACTGGTCAAACTTTCGGATTTAAAGTTTTTAAAAATTCATTCTTTAATAATTCAATTAATAATAAAATAAATAGGAAATCAGTTGAATTTATTCAAATTGAAAGACCTGGAGAATTTGATGGGAATATAATTCATTGGATTGGGAAAGATAATGATTTAATATTAAAATTATCTGAATTATTGGATTTAAATATATTAAACCCTGAAATAATTGTTAATAAATATTTTAAAGATGAATTAAAGATTTTTAATAGAATTATTTCTGATAATACCGAGGATAATATCAATGTTAACAATGAAATAAAAGATGGGCTAACTAATGGAATAGCAGATGGAATGTCTGATGGAATAACTGATAGTAATAATGATAATACTGGAAAAAACATTGAAAAAGTAAGGAATATATATGGAGCTAGTCCTAATGAAAATATATTTGTTAATGGTATTGTTATTGGTAAATCAAAATCTGAAAATGTCTCTTTAGTTTCTAAAAATGATAGAATTGTTGAAATTATTGGAGGAGATATAAAAATTCATGGTGTTGAAAAATTAGGTACTGTTGATATTGAAAAAGCTATTGTTAAAACTGGTCTCTTAAGAAAGAGTAATCCTAATCCTAGAATATTATCTAAAACCGATAATATTAATATTAAAGCTATTAATAAAATTGAAAAGGATTATATAAATGTTGCTTTTATTGATCATGCTGCTGAAGATATTTATAATCTAGATAACATAGATTTAGCTGTTACTATTGGGGATGATACCACTCTTGTTGCTTCTGATATTCTTTTTAGATTTAATATTCCTATCATTGGTATTACTGATGGTGATTTAGATAAAGTTGTTGAAAATGGATATGTGGCTGATAAATCTGTTATTATTGAAGTTAAATCAGGTTTTGATGATATTGTAGGTAAATCAATCTTTAAAAATCTTTTCAATTCAAAATATTATCTTAAGTTACCAATTATAATTTACAAAAATAAGGATAATAATGAAAATAAGGAAAATTTTAGAAATAATAGAGATATTAAATTTAAAATATTTGAAGATTTTAAAAAAGAAGTATTCAAAATAGTAAATAATATAACAACTGAATACAAAATAAAATAG
- a CDS encoding methanogenesis marker 2 protein: protein MELADLVKSLQNFEGVSRKESIENITNKLEEVYNISGKTLLDFGDDASTIDIGDGNIILFAADGIWGKLMDADPYWAGYCSILVNVNDIAAMGAKPIAMVNILSINNQKIANDLLDGIKDGCKKFNVPMVGGHLHPDADCNTLDVAIVGIAKKDKIITSFGANVGDKVIVAIDLDGRQHPKFALNWDTTYFKDEKIVQDQIIIMKEIAEKELVTGGKDISNPGTLGTLEMLLESSNVGATVDLNKIPRNDSVSWEEWLKSYPGAGFVLTAKEENLEELISLLKSVSITASIVGEVIEDKKLYLIDNDQKMVLFDQKLNPVLKIKN, encoded by the coding sequence TTGGAATTAGCTGATCTTGTTAAATCTCTTCAAAATTTTGAAGGAGTTTCTAGAAAAGAATCTATAGAAAATATAACTAATAAATTAGAGGAAGTTTATAATATATCTGGAAAAACTCTTCTTGATTTTGGTGATGATGCATCGACTATTGATATTGGTGATGGAAACATAATATTGTTTGCTGCTGATGGAATCTGGGGAAAATTAATGGATGCTGATCCTTATTGGGCAGGTTACTGTTCAATTCTTGTTAATGTCAATGATATTGCTGCTATGGGGGCTAAACCCATTGCTATGGTGAATATTCTATCGATTAATAATCAAAAGATAGCTAATGATCTCCTTGATGGAATAAAAGATGGTTGTAAAAAATTCAATGTTCCAATGGTTGGAGGTCATCTACATCCAGATGCTGATTGTAATACTCTAGATGTTGCAATTGTAGGAATAGCTAAGAAAGATAAGATCATAACTAGTTTTGGAGCAAATGTAGGAGATAAAGTTATTGTGGCTATTGATTTAGATGGTAGACAACATCCTAAATTTGCACTTAATTGGGATACAACCTATTTTAAGGACGAAAAAATTGTACAGGATCAAATAATAATTATGAAAGAAATTGCAGAAAAAGAATTAGTTACTGGGGGAAAAGACATTAGTAACCCTGGAACTTTAGGAACACTTGAAATGTTGTTAGAATCTTCTAATGTTGGAGCAACAGTGGATTTAAATAAAATCCCAAGAAATGATAGTGTATCTTGGGAAGAATGGCTTAAATCTTATCCTGGAGCAGGTTTTGTTTTAACTGCTAAAGAAGAAAATTTAGAAGAATTAATAAGTTTACTTAAAAGTGTTTCAATAACTGCTTCAATAGTTGGGGAAGTAATTGAAGATAAAAAACTTTATTTAATTGATAATGATCAAAAAATGGTTTTATTTGATCAAAAACTGAATCCAGTTCTTAAGATCAAAAATTAA
- a CDS encoding methanogenesis marker 17 protein, with protein MLVESTDKEGAKVYEMIIKQIFQDLQLSPSIKDMRVYVDPVEVVFILAMKMDKTSDFTILGDVTKIEYDKEADKTIIRVKDENYLPNILKKLWLEKGRENVHQPDRFSFVLDGNEDNLENLVIDDPYENLKKRVYDAAFRIIPEGFRIIRDISQDDIIAIVCTDELIKDEWLDRGLNYVKELKSS; from the coding sequence ATGCTTGTTGAATCTACTGATAAGGAAGGAGCAAAGGTTTATGAAATGATTATTAAACAAATCTTTCAAGATCTTCAATTGTCGCCTTCGATTAAGGACATGAGAGTTTATGTCGATCCTGTTGAAGTTGTATTTATTTTAGCCATGAAAATGGATAAAACTTCTGATTTCACTATTTTAGGCGATGTAACTAAGATAGAATATGATAAAGAAGCAGATAAAACTATTATTCGTGTAAAAGATGAAAATTATCTTCCGAATATTTTAAAAAAGTTATGGCTTGAAAAAGGAAGAGAAAATGTACATCAACCAGATAGATTTAGCTTTGTTCTTGATGGAAACGAGGATAATTTAGAAAACTTAGTAATCGATGACCCTTATGAAAATCTAAAAAAAAGAGTTTATGATGCTGCTTTTAGAATAATTCCTGAAGGATTTAGAATAATTAGAGATATTTCTCAAGATGATATTATAGCTATTGTATGTACTGATGAATTAATTAAAGATGAGTGGCTTGATAGAGGATTAAATTATGTTAAAGAATTGAAATCTTCTTAA
- a CDS encoding symporter small accessory protein, with amino-acid sequence MILGIPDPWVLSGYILVILSTLLCVIYGVINWNKGDDGDI; translated from the coding sequence ATGATTTTAGGAATACCTGATCCCTGGGTTTTAAGTGGTTATATACTTGTTATATTATCTACATTATTATGTGTAATATATGGTGTCATAAATTGGAATAAAGGAGATGATGGTGATATTTAA